The Garra rufa chromosome 8, GarRuf1.0, whole genome shotgun sequence genome has a segment encoding these proteins:
- the LOC141340101 gene encoding ubiquitin carboxyl-terminal hydrolase 37-like — translation MTPQSNGLSQTEILELIQCSLQQKQIKIKQQIVESVTEDDVELADVVQTALPTNIKHLGFPNLGNTCYMNSVLQCLLTVSPFRDDVVSQQKRWNEGSTMLRTLTDLHMTRLTGNDKKLKAKLLSTVKACIETRHQQDAHEFLMVCLSYLKEEGELQQSYWPEYTCPVANMEFQLNRLRTCDSCGFQRSFREDYNYLSLVISPQGCLIDSLQQYFKTSSFECSCSECAGTTVSETLELITLPRVLVLLVMRFDVTSSMCKLEDRLDIPEQFSLSSSAVSTEITVLEASDSSTQYELAGVVSHLGCSLFCGHYISHIGDVSGSGWLECSDTSIRKSSWSTASRGIRKNAYMLFYVKRGALVTCCTRFPCRRLGFETRLERVRKGPGCRGYRILSPLLLLPSMYSCVPFCSITHPPLLAHSGLC, via the exons ATGACGCCTCAGTCCAACGGTCTGTCCCAGACTGAAATACTGGAGCTCATACAGTGCAGTTTACAGCAAAAGCAGATCAAGATCAAGCAGCAGATCGTCGAGAGCGTCACAGAGGATGATGTTGAGCTGGCTGATGTTGTGCAAACAGCACTGCCAACCAACATCAAGCACTTGGG TTTCCCCAATTTAGGAAACACATGCTACATGAACTCTGTGTTGCAGTGCCTCCTCACCGTTTCCCCTTTCCGAGACGATGTGGTTTCCCAGCAGAAACGGTGGAATGAGGGAAGCACAATGCTCAG GACGCTCACTGACCTGCACATGACTAGGCTGACAGGAAATGACAAGAAGCTGAAGGCAAAGCTCTTGTCTACAGTGAAGGCCTGCATTGAAACTCGTCATCAGCAG GACGCCCATGAGTTCTTGATGGTTTGCCTGTCTTATCTGAAGGAGGAGGGTGAGCTTCAACAAAGCTACTGGCCTGAATACACTTGTCCTGTAGCAAACATGGAGTTCCAGCTCAACCGCCTGCGCACCTGCGACAG CTGTGGCTTCCAGAGGAGCTTTAGAGAGGATTACAACTATCTCTCACTGGTCATCAGTCCTCAAGGATGCCTCATAGACAGCCTGCAGCAGTACTTCAAA ACATCTTCGTTTGAGTGCTCATGCAGTGAGTGTGCTGGCACTACAGTCTCTGAGACACTGGAATTAATCACCCTTCCACG GGTCCTGGTGCTTCTAGTCATGCGCTTTGACGTCACATCTTCAATGTGCAAACTGGAGGATCGACTGGACATTCCAGAGCAGTTTTCACTGTCCAGCAGTGCAG TGAGCACAGAGATCACAGTG CTGGAGGCATCAGACAGCAGCACACAGTATGAACTAGCTGGTGTTGTGTCACATCTGGGCTGCAGTTTGTTTTGTG GGCACTACATCAGTCACATCGGTGACGTCAGTGGATCAGGATGGCTGGAATGCAGTGACACCAGCATCAGAAAATCCAGCTGGTCAACAGCGTCACGTGGCATCAGGAAGAACGCCTACATGCTCTTCTACGTGAAGAG aggtgcACTAGTGACCTGCTGCACCCGCTTCCCATGCCGGAGACTGGGGTTCGAGACCCGCTTGGAGCGGGTTCGAAAAGGACCCGGGTGTAGGGGTTACAGGATCCTTTCTCCTCTGCTGCTCCTGCCCAGCATGTACTCATGTGTTCCATTCTGTTCTATTACTCATCCTCCTTTGCTGGCTCATTCTGGACTGTGTTGA